One Acetobacterium sp. KB-1 DNA segment encodes these proteins:
- a CDS encoding ABC transporter permease: MRNYLDLAPKYLAGYKNKTRLTIFSVVMAVALVVGIFSMLDALVKFETAQVLKSEGNYHILVRDPTQNEMDIIGSRIDVENSGLLKDLGEGKTNDEICALGYISENFASNLNIDLIEGKMPRNDHEVVLEKWYLDQQVLNSGDTIKITRSDGTAEDYVISGVINDWGATKAAAIPFVFVSTETAEKLTVVTSQYFVLFKAGVNISNAEKEIVTVLNIPEERMGYNEGLLALMLETKNNRVLTFYLIGAVLFGLVLVTAVVMIYNTFNISVIDRVRQFGLLRCIGASKKQIRRMVRRESLIISLKAIPLGVLAGMLLTFVCSAVLKIYNPQLFGDISIINISAIGIGAGTLTGFLTVFMASMLPAKKAAKVSPVNAVTGSADLKISIRQKCGLLTRLLPVEIAMGVNNAVSKKRTLILMTSSIAISIILFLGFSVLVNPVFMGIKTDNHDTADLTLTSEQRISPELWQELSQLDGLEIIGNPTEHAIDLQLRDKNDNQKVDEVKTMIDETITLHDKRQMNAEANNAFMTIAVFIYGFVTVIALISILNMINTMNTSVVSRTKYLAMLRAVGMSDKQLNKMILTQSIAYSVTGCIMGCICGVLLQKKLLDFLAADWSFPLYQIVGIAVICIMTAALSVIGPLKKIKKLGISEAMASI; encoded by the coding sequence AGGTATTAAAAAGCGAAGGCAATTATCATATTCTCGTTCGTGATCCGACGCAAAATGAGATGGATATCATTGGAAGTCGAATCGACGTGGAAAATTCAGGGCTTTTAAAAGATCTGGGAGAGGGCAAAACTAATGATGAGATTTGTGCCTTGGGATATATAAGTGAAAATTTCGCCAGCAATTTAAATATCGACCTGATTGAAGGTAAGATGCCAAGAAATGATCATGAAGTCGTGCTTGAAAAATGGTACCTGGATCAACAGGTCTTAAATAGCGGCGACACGATAAAGATCACCCGATCTGACGGGACGGCCGAAGATTATGTGATCAGCGGTGTCATTAACGACTGGGGTGCCACCAAGGCCGCTGCGATTCCTTTTGTTTTTGTCTCAACGGAAACGGCAGAGAAACTGACTGTGGTAACCAGTCAATATTTTGTGCTGTTTAAGGCGGGGGTGAATATTTCGAATGCCGAAAAAGAAATAGTCACCGTTTTGAATATTCCCGAAGAGCGGATGGGTTACAATGAAGGTCTTCTGGCGCTGATGCTGGAAACTAAAAACAACCGGGTCTTAACCTTTTACCTCATTGGAGCGGTACTGTTCGGTTTGGTACTGGTTACCGCAGTCGTGATGATCTACAATACCTTTAATATATCGGTGATTGATCGGGTTCGACAATTTGGATTACTGCGGTGTATTGGTGCTTCAAAAAAACAAATCAGGCGAATGGTAAGAAGAGAAAGCTTGATTATTTCGCTGAAGGCCATCCCTTTAGGGGTACTGGCTGGAATGCTGCTAACCTTTGTCTGCTCGGCGGTACTAAAAATTTACAACCCTCAGCTCTTTGGTGATATTTCAATTATAAATATCAGTGCCATTGGCATCGGAGCAGGGACATTGACCGGTTTTCTGACGGTTTTTATGGCTTCCATGTTGCCTGCCAAAAAAGCTGCAAAGGTTTCGCCAGTCAATGCCGTTACCGGAAGTGCCGATCTGAAAATTTCGATCAGGCAGAAATGTGGTTTGCTCACCAGACTATTACCAGTTGAAATTGCAATGGGTGTGAACAACGCGGTGAGTAAAAAACGAACGCTAATCCTGATGACCAGCTCGATTGCCATCAGTATTATTTTATTCTTGGGATTCAGTGTTCTGGTCAATCCTGTTTTTATGGGGATAAAAACGGACAACCATGATACCGCGGATCTGACCCTAACATCGGAGCAGAGGATTTCGCCTGAATTATGGCAAGAATTATCCCAGTTGGACGGCCTTGAAATTATCGGGAATCCAACTGAGCATGCGATTGATCTCCAGCTGCGTGACAAAAATGACAACCAGAAAGTGGATGAAGTTAAGACAATGATTGATGAGACGATTACCCTGCACGATAAACGACAGATGAATGCCGAAGCAAACAATGCCTTTATGACCATCGCCGTTTTTATTTATGGATTTGTGACAGTCATCGCATTAATCAGTATTTTAAACATGATCAATACTATGAATACCAGTGTCGTGTCAAGAACCAAATATCTGGCGATGCTCCGGGCCGTGGGTATGTCAGATAAGCAACTTAATAAAATGATTCTGACGCAGTCAATTGCCTATAGCGTGACTGGTTGTATCATGGGTTGTATTTGTGGTGTGCTACTTCAAAAGAAACTGCTTGATTTTCTTGCTGCGGACTGGTCTTTTCCGTTATATCAGATCGTTGGGATAGCAGTCATTTGTATCATGACGGCAGCTTTATCAGTCATTGGTCCACTAAAGAAAATTAAGAAGCTGGGGATTTCAGAAGCGATGGCATCGATATAA
- a CDS encoding MurR/RpiR family transcriptional regulator yields MIELSQIDRQLLSKKDHLILDYLLKSSPNVYYESSEAIAKKISVSNATISRFWKKIGFKNIRHFQKTMLQQTGQTPASKVRTTLEKMKETDSNVQNVFLKNIESIEHTLFQLTDEAIEAAAELFLYHDRIYVFAPDASLGIAYILRYRLKRLNIEFILIDGGSAIYETINNFEPTDLVIVFSYGRVLAETDIIFSEKERINFDLILFTDLLSMHLHYQCQAFLYSHRGDPTEYHSMTAPMSVVDALILEIASHSEHSLEHLEKLSTLRANYQNLIKR; encoded by the coding sequence ATGATTGAACTCAGTCAAATCGATCGACAATTATTGTCAAAAAAAGACCATTTAATCCTGGACTACTTATTAAAAAGCAGCCCTAATGTTTATTATGAAAGCTCTGAAGCGATCGCAAAAAAAATTAGTGTGAGTAACGCCACCATTAGTCGCTTCTGGAAAAAAATCGGTTTTAAAAATATTCGTCATTTTCAGAAAACGATGCTTCAGCAGACCGGTCAAACACCGGCTTCAAAGGTACGGACCACCCTGGAAAAAATGAAAGAAACCGATAGCAACGTCCAAAACGTTTTTTTAAAGAATATTGAATCGATTGAACATACCTTGTTTCAACTCACGGATGAAGCCATTGAAGCTGCGGCTGAGCTGTTCCTTTACCATGACCGCATTTATGTCTTTGCCCCTGATGCTTCGCTTGGTATCGCTTATATTCTCCGCTATCGATTAAAGCGTCTGAATATTGAGTTCATTCTCATCGATGGTGGTTCGGCAATTTATGAAACCATCAATAATTTTGAGCCCACTGACTTAGTCATTGTTTTTTCCTATGGTCGTGTCCTTGCCGAAACCGATATTATTTTTAGTGAAAAAGAACGAATCAATTTTGATCTGATTCTCTTTACCGATCTTTTATCGATGCATCTTCATTATCAATGTCAGGCTTTTTTATATAGTCATCGCGGTGATCCCACTGAGTATCACTCCATGACTGCCCCAATGTCTGTCGTCGATGCCTTAATCCTTGAAATCGCATCGCATTCTGAGCATTCACTGGAGCATTTAGAAAAACTCTCCACGCTTCGCGCAAATTATCAAAACTTAATTAAACGATAA